The segment TCGGGAATCAGGTTTGCCTCACCGAGGATGTAAGGATATTTACCCATACACATTCGGAATCTTCCCATATCATAAGGGAATATAGCCCTGTTGTTATAAAGGATTATGCAAAGATATATACCGGCGCTGTGATACTCCCCGGTGTAACAATAGGAGAACAGGCTATTGTGGCTGCCCGTTCAATCGTAGCGGAGGATGTTCCTCCAAATATGGTTGTGGCCGGCTCTCCTGCCAGAGTTATACGGGAAAGAAAGACCGAGGGCAGGGTTGGAGATGAACTGGATCACATCTGGTTGTATTAGTTTATTATTCCGGCATGATCAGCTTATTGCAAGGGACTGTTTGGTGTTGGTCATGCGATCAAGAACATTTTGCTTGATTTTTTCCACCTTTTCAGGCAAAAAAGGTTTAATGGCTGAAAAATCAGGGTTCAGCGTATTATTGGGTTTGAATTCCTGTATATAGAAACGTTTTGCATCTTTTATATATTCTGCTGTTTCATAAATATCTTCTTCTCTGTGTAGAAAGGGAACAATAGTCATTCTGAATTCGTAATCAACCTTTCCTCCCAGGATAAATTCTATGCTCTCTTCTATTTTCTTAATATCGGCGTCAACACCGCACCATCTTTTATATTTATCTATGGGACCCTTTATATCCATGGCTATATAATCTATCAGCCCCTCATCTGCAAGGCTTTTAACTACGGCAGGCGAAGAACCGTTTGTGTCAAGTTTAATGAGCATACCTTCTTTTTTTATATTCCATATTATATTTAAAAGGTTCATGTGAATTGTCGGCTCTCCGCCGGTAATTACCACCCTGTCAACCCATTTTTTATATTTTCTGAGTGTAAGTATTATATATTCTAAGGGTATATCCTCCATCTCGTTATGGTGCAGGACAAGATTACTATTGTGGCAATAAGGGCACCTGAAATTGCACTGTCCGAAAAAAATTACCGATGAGAGGTGTTTTTTCCAGTCAATGAAGCTTGTCTCTATAAAACCTTTAATGGGGAACTCATGCTCCATGCACGACATTTAAAACCTCTTCCATCTTTGGCACATTGCCCCTCCATTCGCCAAGGGAGTTTTCCATCTCGTCTTCAATAACTACAGT is part of the Pseudomonadota bacterium genome and harbors:
- a CDS encoding anaerobic ribonucleoside-triphosphate reductase activating protein, with the translated sequence MSCMEHEFPIKGFIETSFIDWKKHLSSVIFFGQCNFRCPYCHNSNLVLHHNEMEDIPLEYIILTLRKYKKWVDRVVITGGEPTIHMNLLNIIWNIKKEGMLIKLDTNGSSPAVVKSLADEGLIDYIAMDIKGPIDKYKRWCGVDADIKKIEESIEFILGGKVDYEFRMTIVPFLHREEDIYETAEYIKDAKRFYIQEFKPNNTLNPDFSAIKPFLPEKVEKIKQNVLDRMTNTKQSLAIS